GTCCACCAGTCGGCGGCGCACCGCGGTGTAGACGTCCAACGCGTCGGACTGCCGGTTGCCGGCATGGAGGGCACGCATGAGCAGGGCGGCCAGCGCCTCGTTGTAGGGGTGGGCCGTCGTCAGGGAGAACAGTTCCCCCACGGCCTCGGTGTGCCGTCCCGTCCGGAGCTGGCAGTCCACCTTGTCCTGCACCACCACGAGCCGCTGCTCCGCCAGCCGCAACCGCTCCCCCTCCGCGAAGGGCCCCGGGATTCCGGCCAAGGGCTCGCCGCGGAACAGTCCCAGTGCCGTGGACCATGCGTCCACGGCGCCGTCCAGGTCTCCGTCGTCCCTCGCCGCACGCCCCTCGGCGGCGATCTCCTCCCAGCGCGCCACGTCCACACCCGCGCTTCCCGGGGCGAAGCGATAGCCGCCGCGAACGGTGTCGATGACGGAATCCGCCGAGCCCTTTCCAGGAGCATCCAGGCACCGGCGCAATCGGTGCACATAGACCGGGATCACTTTGTCGCCCGTGCCGGGGGGTTCCGCACCCCACACCCCGTCGAGCAGCTGCTGTCGGCTGACCGTCCTGTCTGGTCGTAGCAGCAATGCTGCCAGGACGGCCTGTTCACGAACCGGCCCGAGCTCCAGACTCGTGTCGCCGCGCCAGGCCAGGAGCGGCCCGAGCAGAGCGAAGCGAAGTTGCTGATTTGCGTCCGTGGATAACTCGCGCGGGATCGGCACGCGGGGAGTTTACCGGGACTGCGGCCACCTGCGGCGACCCCCACAAGACCTGCGCCTCTCGCGTACGACGGCACCACAGGGCCGGACCGGTGGGTGAACCTCACAGCCCCGGATGGCTTCCCCGAGGAGCGCTGCCGGGAATGCCGCACTAGCCTCCGAAATGAGCGCAAAGTGGATCTTCCGAAGCGCGCTCCAGACCCAAGGAGGCAAAATGCGCAAGCTTTCCAAGGCCGCTGCGGCGGCCGCGGTCATCGCTAGCGTCGGCATCATAGGCACCGGCATCGGTACCACCACCGCGCAAGGCGCGGTCATGCACCGAGGGGGGTGCGATACCGACGACCTGAACCTTGACGTCCTGGGTGAAGTTGGCGTCGCCAACGGCATTCTCGGCAACCTGCTGAACGGCGAAGGCGACCCAGGCGCGCAAGAAACCCACGTCGGTACCACGTGTGGAGGCCGCTGATCGGTAGCTGTGCTGCTTGGCTCACCGAATTGGGTCTCGTCTCCATGTGAGAGTGGACGCCAAAGGCCCCGGACCAGCGACCGGTCCGGGGCCTTTGGGCTTGAATCCGGGCGGACAGAGGGTACGTTCGACGCCTCAGCGCGCCGACTCGCTCCCGAGAGGAACCCACCGTGACCGTCGAACGCATTGGCCCGCCCCTCTTCGGCACGGAGCGCGAGACGCTGCGGGCGTTCCTGGAGTTCCACCGGGCGACCCTGGCGATGAAGTGCGAGGGCCTGACGCAGGAGCAGCTCGAGGAGCGGTCGAGCCCGCCGTCGACGCTCTCCCTGCTCGCCCTGGTCCGCCACCTGGCCGAGGTGGAACGCGCCTGGTTCCGCCGGGTGTTCGACGACAACGCCGCACCGATGCTGTGGTCGGACAAGGAGTTCGACTTCCAGGCCGTGTACGACACCACGGGCGCGAGCGCCGAGGAGGCGTTCGCGGTGTGGGAGGCGGAGGTCGAGCACTCGCGGCGCATCGAGCGTGAGGCCGAGTCCCTGGACCTCGCCGGGCACCAGCCGCGCTGGGGCGAGGACGTGTCCCTGCGGATGGTGATGCTCCACATGATCCTGGAGTACGGCCGTCACAACGGCCACGCGGACTTCCTCCGCGAGGGTGTGGACGGCACGGTCGGCGCCTGACCCGTTGCCGCGTCGCGGGAGCCCGCCCCGAACCGTCGCTGTTGAAGGGCGCACGCGGCGTGCATGTGTGAGCCCTGTACGCGCCCCCCGATCGGCGAGAAAACTGTCTTGACCGCGGGCGGGTGGCTAAAGCATCACCCACCGCCGTGGTCCCAAGTCCCACGTTCAGGAAGTCAGGTCGGCCACCGTGCTGTTGCGTCTGCCCACATCCGTGTCCGAAGCGCAGGAGTGTCTGGCCGAGGGGGCCGTGCCGGTCGGCGGGGCGACGCTCGTGTGGGCCACGTGGCAGCGGGACGGCTTTCCCGAACTGGCGATGTCTCTGCGCGAGTTGCCGGAGGCCAACGTGCTGGGCCGGGAGACCGTGGGCGGCGCCGTGGTCCTGCACCGGATCGACGATCGCGTTCCGGACGTACTGCGGCTGGCGGCCGGCACGGTGGGCACCGGGGCCGTGCGGCGGACGGCGACGGTCGGCGGCAACCTTGTCGGCAGCACCCTGCGCTGTCTGTTGCCCGCGGCGCTCGTCCTGGACGCCCGGGCGACGGTGCTGGAATCCGACGGTGTTCATGACGTGGATCTGGCCGAGGTGGTGGCCAAGCGTCCCGTTCTGCTGAGCCTTCGCTGGCGTGAGCCGGTCGCCTGCGCGTACCGCAAACTGCCCGGCGAGGCAGGTGGACCACCGCCCCTCGTGGTCGCCTCGGCAGTACATGCCGACGACGGCGTCGACCGCCTGCGGGTCGCCGTCCGCGACGGCTACGAGGTGCTCAGCGCCGGCGCCACATGCGCCACCGAGCCCGAGGAGACCGTGCGCGCGCTGCGTGAGACGGGCCTCGGCGACCTGCCGGCCACCGCATGGGACGCCGTCCGCGCACAGGTCACGGGCCTTGTGGGAGTCCGCGGCCCGGACATGGACTGACCCGGCGGACGACGCACTTTTAACTTCACTCTCACCGTCAAGGACGTCACCCGGGGCTGGACCAAGACCGAGAACAAGCCCCAGCAGGTCTCCACCGGCGGTACCTCGCCGACAAGAGCGGCGTCCAGGAAGACCGCTTCCAGGCAAGTGCCCGAGCGAGGGGCGTAGATCAGGGACCATGAAGCATGCGCCCGGATGGCTGGCACCTCACCGAAGACGTCGGCGACTTCCTCGCCCGAGCCGGGGACTTCCTGCGCTCGCGGCCCGGCCCGCACGTCATGCAGCTGACCTGGGCCGAGAGAGTGCGGACGCGTGGGGCGGACGCGTTCGGCACCGAAGCCCCCGTCTTCGGCGTGCTGGAGCGAGCGGGCGAGGTCCGCGGCACCTTCTACCGCCTCCCGCCGCGTGGTATCGGCCTCTCCCCGCTCACGCCGACGCAGGCCGGCTCCCTCGCCGCCCGCCTGGCCGCCCTCGGGCACTCCCTTTCCCGCGTCAGCGCGGACCACGGCACCGCCACCGCTTTCGCCGAGGCCTGGCAGCGGCACACCGGTGCGACGCCGAGACTCCACGACACGCGGCTCCGTCTGTACCGCCTCGGCACGCTCATCCCACCGGAGCCGCTGCCGGCGGGCCGGGGCCGCGTCCTGGGCGAGCAGGACCTTGAGCAAATCATGTTCTGGTGCGGCGAGTTCGCCAGGGCCGTCGGGGAAGCCGTCTCCATTGACGCCGGCTCCTGGGCCGGCACGCGCTTCGCCGACAAGCGCTACACGCTCTGGGAGACCCCGGAAGGCACTCCCGTCTCCATCGCGGGCATGAACCCGATGATCGGCGGCCAGATCCAGGTCGACATCGTCTACACCCCGGCCCCTCTCCGGGGCCGCGGTTACGCGGGCGCCGTGACGGCGGAGGTGAGCCGGGCCGCGCTGGCCGCGGGCGCGCGGGACGTCGTCCTCTTCGCGGACCTGG
The genomic region above belongs to Streptomyces sp. CG1 and contains:
- a CDS encoding FAD binding domain-containing protein: MLLRLPTSVSEAQECLAEGAVPVGGATLVWATWQRDGFPELAMSLRELPEANVLGRETVGGAVVLHRIDDRVPDVLRLAAGTVGTGAVRRTATVGGNLVGSTLRCLLPAALVLDARATVLESDGVHDVDLAEVVAKRPVLLSLRWREPVACAYRKLPGEAGGPPPLVVASAVHADDGVDRLRVAVRDGYEVLSAGATCATEPEETVRALRETGLGDLPATAWDAVRAQVTGLVGVRGPDMD
- a CDS encoding DinB family protein yields the protein MTVERIGPPLFGTERETLRAFLEFHRATLAMKCEGLTQEQLEERSSPPSTLSLLALVRHLAEVERAWFRRVFDDNAAPMLWSDKEFDFQAVYDTTGASAEEAFAVWEAEVEHSRRIEREAESLDLAGHQPRWGEDVSLRMVMLHMILEYGRHNGHADFLREGVDGTVGA
- a CDS encoding GNAT family N-acetyltransferase, producing MRPDGWHLTEDVGDFLARAGDFLRSRPGPHVMQLTWAERVRTRGADAFGTEAPVFGVLERAGEVRGTFYRLPPRGIGLSPLTPTQAGSLAARLAALGHSLSRVSADHGTATAFAEAWQRHTGATPRLHDTRLRLYRLGTLIPPEPLPAGRGRVLGEQDLEQIMFWCGEFARAVGEAVSIDAGSWAGTRFADKRYTLWETPEGTPVSIAGMNPMIGGQIQVDIVYTPAPLRGRGYAGAVTAEVSRAALAAGARDVVLFADLANPTSNALYQRLGYRTLTDWAVYDFTYDARPQPKAGT